In Musa acuminata AAA Group cultivar baxijiao chromosome BXJ2-8, Cavendish_Baxijiao_AAA, whole genome shotgun sequence, one genomic interval encodes:
- the LOC135585121 gene encoding probable E3 ubiquitin-protein ligase RHC1A, with the protein MSRANTHWCYICRQTVLPLGRDMICPNCDRGFVQDLNELDGSMNTFDYFGVDYRGNRNDQFGIIDALSALIRQQMEGRSHEFDLHGRPSVPMENGLGFGLERLLLLPWQLPVNITENRGIEIIFNGGAGVGMRHANIGNYARGSGFNDLIEQLTRNDGHGPPPASQSAIDAMPTVKINQRHLRGDSHCPVCKEKFELGTEARELPCKHLYHSDCIIPWLVRHNSCPVCRHRLPSQESSQNNHVQSRNQYLGGGTRSNGYGNRENGESQARRNLFSFLWPYYTSNTANSSSNESSRSSSTAVHEDINQMHYTGWPFDY; encoded by the coding sequence ATGTCAAGAGCAAATACACACTGGTGTTACATTTGCAGGCAAACAGTTCTGCCACTCGGAAGGGACATGATCTGTCCCAACTGTGACAGAGGCTTTGTGCAAGATTTGAATGAGCTAGATGGCAGCATGAACACTTTTGATTACTTTGGAGTGGATTATAGAGGCAACCGTAATGACCAGTTTGGAATTATTGATGCCTTGTCTGCCTTGATTAGGCAACAAATGGAAGGAAGAAGCCACGAGTTTGATTTACATGGTAGACCCAGTGTTCCCATGGAGAATGGATTGGGATTTGGACTTGAGCGATTGCTGCTTTTGCCTTGGCAGCTTCCTGTTAATATAACCGAGAACAGAGGGATTGAGATTATTTTCAATGGCGGTGCTGGAGTTGGGATGAGACATGCGAACATAGGGAACTATGCTCGTGGATCTGGATTCAATGACCTCATCGAACAGCTTACCAGAAATGATGGCCATGGCCCACCACCTGCTTCACAATCAGCCATTGATGCAATGCCCACTGTCAAGATAAACCAGAGACATCTTCGAGGTGATTCACACTGTCCAGTTTGCAAAGAAAAATTTGAGTTGGGTACTGAAGCACGGGAACTGCCATGTAAGCATTTATATCACTCAGACTGCATTATTCCTTGGTTAGTCCGACACAATTCTTGCCCAGTTTGTCGCCATAGGTTGCCATCTCAGGAATCCAGTCAAAATAACCATGTGCAAAGTAGAAATCAGTATCTTGGTGGTGGTACAAGAAGTAATGGTTATGGTAATAGAGAAAATGGTGAAAGCCAAGCTAGGAGAAATCTTTTCTCCTTTCTATGGCCATATTATACTTCAAACACTGCTAACTCTAGCTCAAATGAGTCAAGTAGGAGTAGTTCCACTGCCGTGCATGAAGATATCAACCAGATGCATTATACCGGATGGCCCTTTGATTATTAA